The genomic stretch atacatttgcaaaaaattctaaacctgttttcgctttgtcattacatttacattttacattttagtcatttagcagacgctcttatccagagcgacttacagttagcacatacattattttatcgaacccacaaccctggcgttgcaaacgccatgctctaccaactgagctacataccctgccggccattccctcccctaccctggacgacgctgggccaattgtgcgccgccccatgggtctcccggtcgcggccggctacgacagagcctggatgtgtgtgtagattgctgaggattttcttttatttaatcaattttagaataaggctataacttaacaagtctgaaaactttccgaaggtACTGTAGGAGATTTACTTTATGCGGTCAGTTCCACACCTTTTATAAACTAGTCAACACTTGCTGTTCAGTTGTCAATCAACACACAGTAAACAGCCTACTGTGTGCTACAACTCCGCGTGGCTGGCTATGTGGAACACGAGAAAGAAATATAAATGAATGTGTCACAAGACAATTAAGCTAACTCGTGGATTTAGACTCAACGTTACCACTTACGTTAAATGGGACGTGCAAATTCACGAACATCATGCTCTCTCCGAACTCCCGTGTAAAGAAATGTGACTGCAACCAGAGATCTGTAATATAATGACGTGATGTTCATGTCTTCGCCCTAACGATGGGAGTCGTTGttccaaaggcgggaaggcaggcgataAGCTTAAGTCTACAATaaacccatagaaacgcattgggcttatttagGACCGATTTTTGgcgagtgaaacctctcgcttcgcctcttcctctctcctgcgtTTCCCTTTTCACCATcgctttgtgactgacaggcgTCTATCCTATCAATAGATCTCTAAAATGTTCATTCTAGCGGGAGAGGGCTCGACGTACTAGCGAATTGAAACTTTTAAAAGAAAAGTAGGCTAGTTAATATGAAGTGGAAAATGTAGCCGGCTGAAAATATGCCTGTAACCGGGCTAATGGAAAACACTGTACTGTATACTAGTTACACTACCTTTTTAACTCTCACTTTCTTCTAACATGCAAGGGGATCTTGAACCACATACGTGTGGCGCTTCCTGTTCCTGTCACCAAAGGAAATGCTTAGCTAGTCAATCCTTTGTGTATAAATACTACACATGACTATGGTATGGGCTTTGTGTAGCTACACATCTCTGCACACCAATGTTTAAGCCTATCAGATATCAATGTTCTACAACATGCGTAGTCTATCCTACAACAGTGTAAAATGCGTCCGTGTTCTTCTGTGTCTGCAGTCGTCGGTGTGTGAGAAGATCATGGAGCTTCTGGGGCAGAACGAAATCGACCACCACCAGCGACAGGTAGACAACCTCActctccattctctccccccCGGTCCTGGTTTTTCTGTACCGTAGCTCACAGCCCCAGCactcaggggtcaggggttagctTCCACTTCCGGTCCTGGTTTTTCTGTACCGTAGCTCACAGCCCCAGCactcaggggtcaggggttagctTCCACTTCCGGTCCTGGTTTTTCTGTACCGTAGCTCACAGCCCCAGCactcaggggtcaggggttagctTCCACTTCCGGTCCTGGTTTTTCTGTACCGTAGCTCACAGCCCCAGCactcaggggtcaggggttagctTCCACTTCCGGTCCTGGTTTTTCTGTACCGTAGCTCACAGCCCCAGCactcaggggtcaggggttagctTCCACTTCCGGTCCTGGTTTTTCTGTACCGTAGCTCACAGCCCCAGCACTCAGGGGTTAGCTTCCACTTCCGGTCCTGGTTTTTCTGTACCGTAGCTCACAGCCCCAGCactcaggggtcaggggttagctTCCACTTCCGGTCCTGGTTTTTCTGTACCGTAGCTCACAGCCCCAGCactcaggggtcaggggttagctTCCACTTCCGGTCCTGGTTTTTCTGTACCGTAGCTCACAGCCCCAGCactcaggggtcaggggttagctTCCACTTCCGGTCCTGGTTTTTCTGTACCGTAGCTCACAGCCCCAGCactcaggggtcaggggttagctTCCACTTCCGGTCCTGGTTTTTCTGTACCGTAGCTCACAGCCCCAGCactcaggggtcagggttagctTCCACTTCCGGTCCTGGTTTTTCTGTACCGTAGCTCACAGCCCCAGCACTCAGGGTTAGCTTCCACTTCCGGTCCTGGTTTTCTGTACCGTAGCTCACAGCCCCAGCactcaggggtcagggttagctcCCTTCGGTCCTGGTTTTTCTGTACCGTAGCTCACAGCCCCAGCACTCAGGGGTCAGTTAGCTTCCACTTTCGGTCCTGGTTTTTCTGTACCGTAGCTCACAGCCCCAGCACTCAGGGGTTAGCTTCCACTTCCGGTCCTGGTTTTTCTGTACCGTAGCTCACAGCCCCAGCACTCAGGGGTCAGTTAGCTTCCACTTCCGGTCCTGGTTTTTCTGTACCGTAGCTCACAGCCCCAGCactcaggggtcaggggttagctTCCACTTCCGGTCCTGGTTTTTCTGTACCGTAGCTCACAGCCCCAGCactcaggggtcaggggttagctTCCACTTCCGGTCCTGGTTTTTCTGTACCGTAGCTCACAGCCCCAGCactcaggggtcaggggttagctTCCAATGTGTAGCCCTGACCTATCGGTGTCATTATTTTTCCAGGAAACCAACCTCTCTCCAATCTATCCCTGTTCAGGTTTTTCTATATACCGGTATTATACAACCTGAGATGGTTAGCTGCCACAGTGTAGTGCTGACTTATCTGTCGTTGTTTTCCAGGTAGCCATCCTCAGCCAGGACAGTTTCTACAGAGAGCTGACTCCAGAACAGAAGGCAAAAGCACTCAAGGGCCAGTTCAACTTCGATCACCCAGGTATGGGGTCAGGGCCGCTTGTGACTGCTAGCTACACATAGGACTGCTAACTATGGGGCTGCTAGCTACACAGGACTGGTAACTATGGGGCTGCTAGCTACACATAGGACTGGTAACTATGGGGCTGCTAGCTACACATAGGACAGGTAACTATGGGGCTGCTAGCTACACACAGGACTGGTAACTATGGGGCTGCTAGCTACACACAGGACTGGTAACTATGGGGCTGCTAGCTACACACAGGACTGGTAACTATGGGGCTGCTAGCTACACACAGGACTGGTAACTATGGGGCTGCTAGCTACACACAGGACTGGTAACTATGGGGCTGCTAGCTACACACAGGACTGGTAACTATGGGGCTGCTAGCTACACATAGGattgcaccgagctgtctgtttgaactactggcgcacagcttggacacccatgcataccccacaagacatgccaccagaggtctcttcacagtctccaagtccagaacagactatgggaggcgcacagtactacatagagccatgactacatggaactctattccacatcaagtaactgatgcaagtagtaaaattagttttaaaaaacaaacaccttatggaacagcggggaccgtgaagcaacacaaacataggcacagacacatacatacgcactatacacacatgtacacatggattttgtactgtagatatgtggtggagtaagggcctgagggcacaccatgtgaatgtaatgttttttaaattgtatttactgccttaattttgctggatcccaggaagagtagttgctgccttggcagcagctaatggggatccataataaatacacatACAAATTCCcaattacatatatcaccagtagtacatttactgttaataacatcatttctaatctacaatgtttgtttggctATGGTAATTTCTGCTAATGCAttcaatataatattattattagttgtttgcagagcgcacaaccaaTGCTagacttgtgagaaacaagttttaagTTTATTTCATTCAATTTACGAATTTTGTCAATTAATtctttgtcttttgtttggagcgctcctgtcaatgttgagtaaggacttGTACCTGATTACACATAGAAGTATGGCCTAGCCTACCTGGCCTGCACGCGATtgtataaatgtgcccatttggggatctgattaGTATTTCttattgtcttaactcaccaccttTTAATgaactgtggagcttctcaaagtaattttgagaagctccacagttaAATTCAATGagtgacaatagttcctcaatgtattttttaaaatatttccagctctctccctttcgataaccacttggcgtgaaagggaaaaatgtcatgctctgatccagtggaaatgtcataaaataggcctacctgattacttcttatctcTTGCACGAATAGTCTACAGCTGTGTCAGTCCGGAGCTCACATGCTCGGGAAACTCTGAGGGtacagaatattttatacaatgttgcaagtttgctagcacgAGCTTAGGGGCCGGACCCAGTTGATAGTTGATCCAATGATTCACCCTTTTTGATTCCATTTCAAACAAcactacattttttaaaaatcacatgaCCCACGGCCACATTCCATATAACATTTCAGAGGTACTCAAGTTTTTACCATTACATACCTGATCCATTTTTGGCCTCTGTTGGCCATCCATCCCTGATACTCTTAGCCCATCTTCCTGACATACTCCTAGTCAGCAGAGCTATAGTAGCAGAGTCTCTCTCAGCTGCTGCAAGGCAGGGGGTGCGTCTCAATCCCtactttctcctgaagtgtgcacttgttcattTCCTTTCACTGATTTTAAAAGGGAAATGCCTGGCATACAAAATTGGggaaactccctctagtctagcccatgtctccaccaatccaatgcttttagatttgtgggaagAAGTGTCAGGAGATATTATTAGGACACACCCAGGGACTGAGAGAAAAACCTTAACAGCTGTGACCCAGTAGACTCCACAGAGATTCCTCAATTACATtaggctagtgtgtgtgtgtgatagcgtGGGCTCACACGTGTACTTGTGCACATGTGGGTTGAGGGGAGGCCCATGTATGGTCAGGTATTTTACCAATGGAATAGAAGTGAGAAACCTTATTGGAATGTCTCTCTCACTTTTCTCTTAAACCATTTCTCTCCCGTCTCTTATTTTACTTGTGTGAACCTCGTGGAATTTCTTTCTCTAAAACTGTCATTCTTCAGATGCCTTTGACAATGAGCTGGTCATGCAGACGTTGTGGCAGATCATGCAGGGGAAGACTGTACAGATCCCTGTGTACGACTTTTTCACCCATTCCAGGTGAGCTCCTCGATACTCTGTGAGTGTGGTGTGTCCAATCTGATGCAGTGCCGTTATGGTGATACATTCTAGAAGCCATATTAGGCTCCCATGCTGTATTCAATGTTTCTCCGTCACAGGAAGGATGTTTGTAACTGTGTACCCAGGTGTTCGAGGGCATCCTGTTGGGTCATCCTGATTTTTATATTCATGGTGTCTTGTTCGATTCCAGGAAGGATGAGTTTGTGACTGTGTACCCGGCTGACGTGGTGTTGTTCGAGGGCATCCTGATGTTCTACTCCCAGGAGATCCGAGACCTGTTCCAGATGAAACTGTTCGTAGACACGGATGCAGACACACGGCTCTCACGCAGAGGTGTGTGTTTGCTGACTCCACTTCTGTGTATATTTCTGGATAAGGTGAAGTCGTACAAACTCTTGCCAGTCAGACTTGGTGTCAGTATCTCTTCACTTCTAACGCGTGTGTTCTGTGTTCCAGatctaacgtgtgtgtgtgtgtgttctgtgttccagttttttaatgttttatttcttcCAGTGCTAAGAGACATAGGTGAACGGGGCAGGGACCTTGAGCAGGTTCTTACTCAATATATCACGTTTGTCAAGCCTGCCTTTGAGGAGTTCTGTCTTCCAGTAAGTCTCCACTCTCTGTACGTCTCTGTTTATATTGTATGCCTGGCTTCATTGACCAGCACAATCTTTGCAAGTACTTGCCTagttattgtaatgtttgtttccAGACCAAGAAGTATGCTGACGTGATCATCCCTCGTGGAGCAGATAACTTGGGTAAGGAGGAAGGTCCATGAGATCCGATCCTTGAATACTCCTTTGTGTTGTATGGAATCATTTTTTGCCCCTTTTTGTCAATAATATAGTAAAGGGGTATGGTAAGGAAATGTTGGCTCTTATGGAGCCGTCACGTTACATGACTCATTAATTTTCCCTCAGTAGTTTCCTTGTTGATACCTCTTTGTGAATGTACCATGGTCACACTGACTTCGCTCTTCCCTTCCTCCtgactttttttcttcttcagtggCAATAAACCTGATAGTACAGCACATCCAGGACATTCTGAACGGCGGACTGACCAAGCGGCACAACGGCTGCATGAACGGGCACAGCACGCCCGCCCGGCAACGACTGACCTCCGAGTCCAGCAGTCGCCCTCATTGACCTCTCCTTTATTGAAGGTGGAGTGTGGTTTAGACCTGTACATAATTCCCAATGGCATTGCTGTATTTAAGATGGAGGAAGGCTACGTCCTGATTCTCTACCCTTTTACCGGAGTTTGTGCTTGCAGGAGAAGTCCTTTTAtaggagaagggtggagaatcggGATGCAGCCGAAAGAGGAACTACAATgccttcattattattattattactactactgttattacaGTTACTTTTATTGTATTTGTTGGACTTGATTTGTTTCaggcggggagagagagaacctCTGGTTTTTGCAACGAGACCATGTGTTAAGAATGAACCCCTTTTCTGTTTTCATCCGTTTATTTCAAATTTGTAtttaaaaaagtatttcataTCGTCTGCTGCATTTTGGCAGACTGAATAAAAGAGGGGAAACTGTTGGTGTTGTCCAATGAAAATGAAACCCTAAAATCACAGGCTGGGATCCAATTCATCAGTGAGAAGAATTTTGGATTTAGAAAATGTGGACGAAACTAGACTGAAAGTTGAAATGTGAACTCAGGATTGCTCacgtagtcctgtgtagctcagttggtagagcatggcgtttgcaacgccaggttgtgggttcgattcccacgggggggggggcggcaagtatgaaaatgtatgcactcactaactgtaaatcgctctggataagagcgtctgctaaatgaataaaatgtaaaaaatgttttgtttttgttgacAATCTTGAAGTAGGTTTTTCCTACCCCTTTTTGTCAGTCCtattgtgttttttttaaatctgtaTGTTCCATTCCCTAGCCGAGTTGTCTTGTACCTGTGCGCTTAACCTGCACCATTCTCAAAGCTACAGAACCTCCACAGTAGGGCAGTTCCAAACTCCATGGCATTCAGAAACGCTAATAGACACACAGAATATGAGGTTGAGAAAAGTGAGCTAAGAAGTAGTAACAAAGGCTGAATATTCTCAAACATGGGTTTTCCTTTATGGAAGCCCAATTTAGATGTTACTTACCTGACAGCAGTGATGTGGTTAGTTTGGGCTGACTCGTCCATGATAATTGTATTGTGTATTTCCTGGTGGGGTAATCCCAATCCAAACTCGTCATCAACACAGTCATGATGCGTGATATagcacaaatatatattttatttttgtcaGGTTAATTTATAAAATGTTCCTTAAATTAATTATGCTTCAAGATTAATTATCATTAGTAACAAATTAATTATATTAGTTTAATTTCCCCTAGtcgtcatttagtagtggttatTTCCAGAAATAGCGTGATGATTTTTTCTGAATACTTTTCTCAGGTTGACGGAAAACCATTAAAGTGCAGAGATATTAGTCAAACTGATTGAAGGGTCACGTAACAGCAATACACATGTGTTCAAATGGCTTTTATATGCCAAGTGCTGTATTTAATAAGCATACAGTTGCGGAATTGTGACTTGATTTTTACCATACAATTTTGTGGAGTCGATGTTGGATGATTGAAACAATAAAAGCCCATTGCACAATGGTCTATGAAAAACTGGAAGCGTGTTTGGCTTCATTCAATAACTCATTGATTCTTGAGAATCTCAGTTCGGTATGTACGAGTAACAGTGTAATTGAATACGGAAAAGCGTGCCTTGACGTAGCTACGCTTCCGTATTTTGAAACTAGTGTTTACGCAAATGTACTAGTGTCAAGATGGTGGTAAGTGAGGCCACATCATTCAGAGCATGCACTTCTGCCAACAATAATATCTACATTATAATGAATTAAATACGTGTTATTATATTTTTCATAGAAAATTGGGCTGCAGTTCAAAGCCACTTTGGAAAATGTCACAAATGTGCGGCCAGTGGGTGAAGACTTCCGCTGGTTTCTAAAGGTAACTAAGAACTTGCTAACAAGCTGAAGCTAGCTATTTACGATTAGCTCTATATCATGACACACAATAAGCGAATTTGTCAAATGGTGAAAAGGTGTGTCACTACATAAACAAGACATTTAAAACACGACTAGCAACGAAAGGTACTCATGCGACGTTATTTTCAAAACATTATTGCTCGTTTTTAGCCAGTAAGCATTAAGTATGTGACGTGTAACGTTAGCTACGCTACTGTTCGCTAGGTAACAAAAGCAATGCTGATGCAGTGTTGTGGACTCACAATAACCCatagaattagggttagaataGAATCTCTATgccacaatcacacacaatgtgTGCTTCCCTAGTtgacacactattccctattgagtgcactacttttttgacCAGAGCATGCGCCCtgatcagaagtagtgcactatataggcaatagggtgcgatttgggacaaATATAACATACCTACTTTTGTTACAGTTAAAATGTGCCAATTGTGGTGAGATCCCAGAGAAATGGCAGTATATCAACCTTATGGTAAGTAAAGGTGGATTTATAAATGTCTTTTTTGTTATTTAATG from Coregonus clupeaformis isolate EN_2021a chromosome 21, ASM2061545v1, whole genome shotgun sequence encodes the following:
- the uck2b gene encoding uridine-cytidine kinase 2-B isoform X1; this translates as MAGDTETHLSDSAENDNIIRQSFLIGVSGGTASGKSSVCEKIMELLGQNEIDHHQRQVAILSQDSFYRELTPEQKAKALKGQFNFDHPDAFDNELVMQTLWQIMQGKTVQIPVYDFFTHSRKDEFVTVYPADVVLFEGILMFYSQEIRDLFQMKLFVDTDADTRLSRRVLRDIGERGRDLEQVLTQYITFVKPAFEEFCLPTKKYADVIIPRGADNLVAINLIVQHIQDILNGGLTKRHNGCMNGHSTPARQRLTSESSSRPH
- the uck2b gene encoding uridine-cytidine kinase 2-B isoform X2, which translates into the protein MAGDTETHLSDSAENDNIIRQSFLIGVSGGTASGKVAILSQDSFYRELTPEQKAKALKGQFNFDHPDAFDNELVMQTLWQIMQGKTVQIPVYDFFTHSRKDEFVTVYPADVVLFEGILMFYSQEIRDLFQMKLFVDTDADTRLSRRVLRDIGERGRDLEQVLTQYITFVKPAFEEFCLPTKKYADVIIPRGADNLVAINLIVQHIQDILNGGLTKRHNGCMNGHSTPARQRLTSESSSRPH